The Paenibacillus sp. FSL R7-0204 genome includes a region encoding these proteins:
- a CDS encoding ABC transporter substrate-binding protein, with product MKWSERFRIWNHVPVKVLDIRHVIMQPGEKLQSYTLPSSAFVFTNQGEAKVMLDGYGSASGNHQVVHGGKGAVLHICCLSSTFDYYLILYKPCPGSPFTDLAGGNHNPFQQPYVFQGSDPWMILSLQERMLQLWKSGGELERMQVTGLFYQFVSEQFRQLQLGGAQQAEPDLAEQIARYIREYYRQPLSMTAMAELFHYSAHHLVRVFKRKYDCSPMEYVSRTRMQQARTLLAGTDAPIRHVAESVGYTDFYYFSRLFKKLYGETPAQFKMHAPLHKGSIPTNDMPESFIAPAKEQRYIDISDNHYQYRTWSVNDLKVSHKLTFAVSLLFSLSVLLAACGGGNTKPEAAATRIFTDGFGRQVEIPVEPGAVVALAYGGYMLPLGLMPAGVNQETLDQYKEEMKTVENIGAGTGSVEAISALEPDLIIIPDYLGEDVIETYEKIAPTVAVAWGGDPDVVNTLTTMGDIMGKQEEAEQWIASFDEKLQGIRDNINIKIDEGTTAISFIIRNGEVLLGGEGGTLGKLIYQDFGFAMPEQFKPYADGGTVLSMEMLVDKPADYFFTQMTDEELATMMELFKEPVYQSIPAVKNNRIINVSRVNWNNGPYTVDRGVDALIEQVSKLQE from the coding sequence ATGAAGTGGTCAGAAAGATTTCGGATATGGAATCATGTGCCTGTGAAAGTGTTGGATATCCGTCATGTGATTATGCAGCCGGGAGAGAAGCTTCAGAGTTATACTTTGCCTTCAAGTGCGTTTGTGTTCACGAATCAGGGAGAAGCCAAAGTCATGCTGGACGGGTACGGGAGCGCATCAGGCAATCACCAGGTCGTACATGGCGGCAAAGGTGCAGTTCTTCATATCTGCTGCTTGAGCAGTACGTTTGATTATTACCTGATCTTATACAAGCCTTGTCCCGGCAGTCCATTCACAGACCTAGCGGGGGGCAATCACAATCCGTTCCAGCAGCCCTATGTCTTCCAAGGGAGCGATCCCTGGATGATCCTCTCCCTGCAAGAGCGCATGCTTCAGCTTTGGAAAAGCGGAGGGGAGCTGGAACGGATGCAGGTGACCGGACTGTTCTATCAGTTCGTGTCTGAACAATTCCGTCAGCTCCAGCTGGGCGGAGCGCAGCAGGCGGAACCGGATCTGGCTGAACAGATCGCCCGTTATATCCGGGAATATTATCGCCAGCCCCTCTCTATGACAGCTATGGCTGAGCTGTTCCACTACAGCGCCCATCATTTGGTGAGGGTATTCAAGCGTAAGTATGATTGCAGTCCCATGGAGTATGTGAGCCGGACCCGGATGCAGCAAGCCAGAACCCTGCTGGCAGGGACAGATGCTCCTATCCGCCATGTTGCTGAAAGTGTCGGGTATACGGATTTCTATTACTTCAGCAGACTATTCAAAAAGCTGTACGGAGAGACCCCCGCCCAGTTCAAAATGCACGCACCGTTACACAAAGGTTCAATTCCTACCAATGATATGCCGGAATCGTTCATTGCTCCAGCGAAAGAACAACGCTATATTGATATCAGTGATAATCATTATCAATACAGAACATGGAGTGTGAATGATTTGAAAGTTAGCCATAAACTCACTTTTGCCGTATCCCTCTTGTTTAGTCTGTCTGTGCTGCTTGCAGCTTGCGGAGGCGGGAATACGAAACCCGAAGCAGCAGCAACAAGAATATTTACCGATGGCTTCGGCAGACAGGTGGAAATTCCAGTCGAGCCTGGCGCGGTAGTGGCGCTCGCTTATGGCGGTTATATGCTTCCTCTCGGCCTGATGCCGGCGGGTGTCAACCAGGAGACGCTGGATCAATACAAAGAAGAGATGAAGACTGTGGAGAATATAGGGGCAGGAACAGGCAGTGTTGAAGCCATCTCTGCATTGGAGCCAGATCTGATTATCATTCCGGACTATCTTGGTGAAGATGTAATTGAGACCTATGAGAAGATTGCTCCAACTGTAGCAGTCGCCTGGGGCGGTGACCCGGATGTGGTGAATACCTTAACAACCATGGGCGATATTATGGGTAAGCAAGAGGAAGCGGAGCAATGGATTGCTTCTTTCGATGAGAAGCTGCAGGGCATCCGCGATAACATCAATATCAAAATTGATGAAGGAACTACAGCGATCTCATTCATTATCCGTAACGGAGAGGTGTTGCTCGGAGGGGAAGGAGGTACCTTGGGCAAGCTGATCTATCAGGATTTCGGTTTTGCAATGCCTGAGCAATTCAAGCCCTATGCGGATGGGGGAACGGTACTGTCCATGGAGATGCTGGTGGACAAGCCGGCGGATTACTTTTTTACACAAATGACGGATGAAGAGCTGGCTACCATGATGGAGCTGTTCAAGGAGCCTGTCTATCAGAGCATCCCTGCGGTGAAGAACAACCGGATTATTAATGTATCCCGTGTGAACTGGAACAACGGCCCTTATACCGTAGACAGAGGCGTTGATGCGTTGATTGAGCAGGTATCGAAGCTGCAGGAATAG
- a CDS encoding 4-hydroxyphenylacetate 3-hydroxylase family protein, whose product MPIKTGSQYIERIDRQNINIFYKGTRIEGPLSKHPAFQGLIQTQAEMYDMQCDERYLAQMTYPSPDTGEPVGLSFLPPKNAEDLQRRRKMIELWSNCHHGFLGRSPDYMNTALMSLLTAANILEELNPKYAENLRKYYAYCRDHDITLSHAFIQPQASKISGQIDATEDSIAAKVVEINDEGIIVTGAFMMATQGATCDEMLVFPTPSPSFVDDDNPFAFAFAVPNDLHGMTFFCRESYAASSAYDHPLSSRYEEMDTLVIFDRVLIPHDRVFYYGDEMYCSRLFGESHFHTHLAHQIITRYIAKTEFFLGLLESLAEEQNVIPEPHTIQPISRTITYLETFKALRLASEIGASPDKFGYLVPDKGPLLASSVHFSEFYPELIEMVQNISSSGLIMILSESDFDTSAGTYLSQYLKGSASEAWFRNALFRLAWELGAGAFGGRQIQFERLFFGSSHTLAWRMYNSYDNHESFRHIIHEFIAPEEIRSVMRGSR is encoded by the coding sequence GTGCCCATTAAAACAGGTAGCCAATACATCGAACGTATCGACCGGCAAAATATCAATATCTTTTACAAAGGAACACGGATCGAAGGTCCTCTATCCAAGCATCCCGCATTTCAAGGTCTCATACAAACCCAAGCCGAAATGTACGACATGCAGTGTGATGAGCGTTATTTAGCACAGATGACCTACCCTTCACCCGATACAGGAGAGCCTGTCGGTCTATCTTTTCTTCCACCCAAGAATGCTGAAGATTTACAGCGCCGCAGAAAAATGATTGAACTCTGGTCCAACTGCCATCATGGGTTTTTAGGACGTTCCCCGGATTATATGAATACAGCCCTAATGTCTCTGTTAACAGCGGCCAATATCCTTGAGGAACTGAATCCGAAATATGCTGAGAACCTCAGAAAGTACTATGCTTACTGCCGGGATCATGACATTACCTTATCCCATGCATTCATCCAGCCTCAAGCAAGCAAAATATCCGGCCAGATTGATGCTACAGAGGATTCTATCGCTGCTAAAGTCGTAGAAATCAATGATGAAGGGATCATTGTAACCGGTGCTTTTATGATGGCAACACAAGGGGCTACATGCGATGAAATGCTCGTATTCCCGACGCCTTCCCCCTCGTTTGTGGATGATGATAATCCGTTCGCGTTTGCCTTCGCCGTGCCTAATGATCTGCACGGGATGACTTTTTTTTGCCGTGAAAGCTACGCAGCCTCATCTGCCTACGACCATCCGTTAAGCTCAAGATATGAAGAAATGGATACCCTAGTCATATTTGACCGTGTTCTTATCCCTCATGACCGTGTATTTTATTACGGAGATGAAATGTACTGTTCCCGATTGTTCGGCGAGAGTCACTTCCATACGCATCTGGCCCATCAAATCATCACCCGCTATATTGCTAAAACAGAGTTCTTTCTCGGGTTGCTGGAATCTTTGGCGGAAGAACAAAACGTTATCCCTGAGCCCCATACTATTCAGCCTATTTCCAGAACGATAACCTATTTAGAGACCTTCAAAGCCTTAAGACTTGCTTCTGAAATAGGGGCTTCCCCGGACAAATTCGGATATCTCGTTCCAGACAAAGGTCCACTTTTGGCTTCGTCTGTTCACTTTTCGGAATTTTATCCGGAACTGATTGAAATGGTTCAAAATATCAGTTCAAGCGGTCTCATCATGATCCTCTCGGAGTCCGACTTCGATACAAGCGCGGGTACGTACCTTAGTCAGTATTTGAAGGGTTCGGCTTCAGAGGCCTGGTTCCGAAACGCTTTATTCCGGCTTGCTTGGGAACTCGGAGCGGGTGCATTCGGAGGGCGACAAATCCAGTTTGAGCGGTTATTTTTTGGCAGCTCCCACACACTGGCCTGGCGTATGTACAACAGCTATGATAATCACGAATCCTTCCGTCACATCATTCACGAGTTCATTGCGCCAGAAGAAATTCGATCCGTTATGAGGGGAAGCCGGTAA